In a single window of the Tellurirhabdus bombi genome:
- a CDS encoding cystathionine gamma-synthase, with protein sequence MKFRHVKSNSTNTMKFGTKAIHAGVHPDPTTGAIMTPIYQTSTYVQESPGKHKGYEYARTQNPTRDALQANLAALENGRFGICYASGLGATDAILKLFKPGDEIIASSDLYGGTYRIMVRVFQEFGLKFKFVSLDDPAALEAAITANTKMVWIETPTNPLLRLVDITAIAAITQQKQIMLVVDNTFASPYLQNPLDLGADVVLHSVTKYLGGHSDTVMGAIITNDEDTAKRLTFIQNACGAVPGPQDCFLVLRGVKTLHIRMQRHCENALKVARFLADHPKVSQVNYPGLETHPQHELAKRQMRDFGGMVSFELLGDSLPEAIKVMENFNVFSLGESLGGVESLCTHPASMTHASIPKEDREKNGLKDTLIRLSVGIEDVDDLIEDLRQAIEA encoded by the coding sequence ATCAAGTTTAGACACGTAAAATCCAACAGCACAAATACCATGAAATTCGGAACAAAAGCCATCCACGCCGGGGTACATCCGGACCCAACGACGGGCGCTATTATGACGCCAATATACCAGACTTCTACCTACGTTCAGGAGTCGCCGGGCAAGCACAAAGGGTATGAATATGCCCGCACCCAAAACCCCACCCGTGACGCCCTGCAAGCGAATCTGGCCGCCCTCGAAAACGGTCGGTTTGGCATTTGCTACGCTTCCGGTCTGGGTGCGACCGATGCCATCCTGAAGCTGTTTAAACCCGGGGATGAAATCATTGCCAGCAGTGATCTCTACGGTGGAACCTACCGGATTATGGTTCGCGTGTTTCAGGAATTTGGACTGAAATTCAAGTTTGTTAGCCTGGACGATCCGGCAGCGTTGGAAGCAGCCATTACGGCAAATACCAAAATGGTCTGGATCGAAACGCCGACCAACCCACTCCTGCGCCTTGTTGATATCACGGCTATTGCAGCCATCACGCAGCAGAAGCAGATTATGCTGGTTGTCGACAATACGTTTGCCTCGCCCTACTTGCAAAACCCACTGGATCTGGGCGCTGACGTGGTGTTGCATTCCGTAACCAAATACCTCGGCGGCCACTCCGATACGGTAATGGGAGCCATTATCACCAATGACGAAGATACGGCTAAACGATTGACGTTTATTCAGAATGCCTGCGGGGCGGTACCGGGTCCGCAGGATTGTTTTCTGGTTCTCCGGGGCGTCAAAACCCTGCACATCCGGATGCAGCGCCACTGCGAAAATGCCCTGAAAGTGGCCCGTTTTCTAGCCGATCACCCTAAAGTGAGCCAGGTCAACTATCCAGGATTGGAAACCCACCCGCAGCACGAGTTAGCCAAACGCCAGATGCGCGACTTCGGGGGGATGGTTTCCTTTGAATTACTCGGCGACTCGCTGCCCGAAGCCATAAAAGTGATGGAGAACTTCAACGTCTTTTCGCTAGGCGAATCGCTGGGCGGCGTTGAATCGCTCTGCACGCACCCGGCTTCCATGACGCACGCCAGCATTCCGAAAGAAGATCGCGAAAAAAATGGCCTGAAAGACACGCTGATTCGCCTGAGCGTTGGCATCGAAGACGTTGACGACTTGATTGAAGACTTGCGGCAGGCCATCGAAGCCTAG